The Desulfovibrio litoralis DSM 11393 genomic interval CGGTTTGCGTAAAATTAATATTAATACGGCTTTAAAAATGGCGTTTGTAAACGGAATTGAGAAAGAATTGGCAAAAGATAAAACTATTGACATGCTTCCTTTATTCCAAAGTGGAATGAATAGTGCCGAGGCTTATGCGATTGATCGAATTAAGCTTTGTAATGCGTCAAATAGGGCGTAAATGTAATAGTCTTAATTTACTAAGGTTGCCGAAATCAAAATGTTTTTAATCTTGAATTTCAAGAAAACGGCTTGATTTGTCTTGGTTTTTTATTAACTTATCAATAATTTATTGAAGACTTATATCAATGAGACAAAAGAAAATATTGTGTATTGGAAATGCGGTTTTAGATCAGCTCTTTTTTATGAATTCCATGCCACACAGAGCGGGAAAGTTTTTTGCTGAAAGTTTTTTGGAAGCAGGGGGCGGACCGGCTGCGACTGCCGCTGTAACAATCGTTAAACTTGGTTGTTATGCCAGACTTTGGAGTAGGATAGGCGAAGACTCAATCGGCGACCGTATAGTTTCCGAGCTTCAAGGTTTTGGCGTTGATATGACGGGTCTTGAGCGTTTAAAGGGCGTGTGTTCTTCTTTTGCTTCTGTTGTTGTTGATAAAAAAGGCGAGCGAATGATTATCGGTTATGTTGACCCTAATTTGCCGAAAAACGCCGATGGTTTACCGCTTGAACAAGTAAAAGATTTTGATTGTGTTTTGGCTGATGTACGTTGGCTCAAGGGAGCGGAAGCCGTACTTGAAGAAGCAAAAAAACATAATGTTCCTACTGTGTTAGACGCTGATCTCTGTCCTGATGTCGAGGCTTTGCAACGTCTTGTTCCGTTAGCTCGCCATGTTGTTTTTTCAGAGGGCGGGCTTAAACAATATAGCGGAGTAAAAGAGTTGGAAGTCGGGTTGCATCTTGCGGCAAAACTTGCACCAAATTCAACGCATTATGTTACTTTGGGGCATCGAGGTTGTTTGTGGATTGAAAACAATCAGATCAACGCTTATCCCGCATTCAGAGTGGATATTGTAGATACAACAGGTGCGGGCGATGTGTTTCACGGGGCTTTTGCCGTGGGAATCGCCGAGGGTATGTCGGCACAAGAGATTATTAGGTTTGCGGCGGCAACGGCGGCTCTTAAATGTACAAAAGCCGGCGGAAGAGCGGGAATTCCCGATAGAGCCTCGTTAAATTCTTTTTTACAAGACAAAAATATTTAAGACTATTTTGCAAGGGGCTTTATTTAGTTTTTTGCGAGGTTTAAGTTTTAAAGCTTCGAGATTTTTGTATAATTTATTATAGTTTTGCGTTAAAGTTTAGACGGTTGTAAATATAGATTTACGCCGTCTTTTTTGTTATTATCAGAAAAACAAAATTATATTTGTAAAACAAGGAGTAAAACATGCCATTTATCAACATAAAACTCACCGGCGGAAGCGAAGCCCCGTCTAAAGAACAAAAAGCCGAACTTATTAAAGGTGTTACGGAAGTAATGGTGCGGGTTTTAAATAAAAATCCGGCAAGCACGGTTGTGATTATTGAAGAGATAGATATGGACAACTATGGCTTGGGCGGCGAAAGTATTACGGAAAGACGCAAAAAGTAGGGGGGGGTGTGGTTTTTTTATATATTTAAGCCCAAGGTGTCGCTATGATAACGGAAGAAGAAAAAAACGCATATTTTATTGAACAGAATATGCGTTGTAATATTGAGCAATATCGGCTGTTAAAAAAATGCTCTGACATCCAAGATCTTACAGAGTGGAATAATTGGAGAGAAGAGAATCCTGACGAAGCAATTGTTTTACAAGGTGCGAATTTAAAGGGTTTTTTCTTGCGAGGGGCAAGTTTTAGCTATGCAGAGTTGCAACTGGCAAATTTTGAAGATGCTAAATGCCAAAAGGCAAACTTTGAAAATGCTGAGTGCCAGTGGGTACGATTCTTTAGAGCCCAATGTCAAGGGGCAATATTTTGGGATACTGGA includes:
- a CDS encoding tautomerase family protein encodes the protein MPFINIKLTGGSEAPSKEQKAELIKGVTEVMVRVLNKNPASTVVIIEEIDMDNYGLGGESITERRKK
- a CDS encoding PfkB family carbohydrate kinase — protein: MRQKKILCIGNAVLDQLFFMNSMPHRAGKFFAESFLEAGGGPAATAAVTIVKLGCYARLWSRIGEDSIGDRIVSELQGFGVDMTGLERLKGVCSSFASVVVDKKGERMIIGYVDPNLPKNADGLPLEQVKDFDCVLADVRWLKGAEAVLEEAKKHNVPTVLDADLCPDVEALQRLVPLARHVVFSEGGLKQYSGVKELEVGLHLAAKLAPNSTHYVTLGHRGCLWIENNQINAYPAFRVDIVDTTGAGDVFHGAFAVGIAEGMSAQEIIRFAAATAALKCTKAGGRAGIPDRASLNSFLQDKNI